One window of the Sciurus carolinensis chromosome 8, mSciCar1.2, whole genome shotgun sequence genome contains the following:
- the Alkbh2 gene encoding LOW QUALITY PROTEIN: DNA oxidative demethylase ALKBH2 (The sequence of the model RefSeq protein was modified relative to this genomic sequence to represent the inferred CDS: inserted 3 bases in 3 codons; deleted 3 bases in 3 codons) — protein MDRFLGKGEEQEQTRHKXATLGEEEGCPRKRTRGETPGNATRLAVPSWRHIRAEGLDCDYMVLFGKAEADEIFQQLEERVEYFTGALARVQVFGKWHSVPRKQATYGDAGLTYTFSGLTLSPKPWIPVLERVRDRVSGLTGQTFNFVLVNRYKDGRDHIGEHRDDERELAPRSPIASVSFGXCRDFCFRHKDSRGKSPRRRLEVVRLQLXHGSLLMMNHPTNAHWYHSLPVRKRVLAPRINLTFRKILPKK, from the exons ATGGACAGATTcctggggaagggggaggagcAAGAGCAGACCAGACATA GAGCTACcctgggagaagaggaaggatgCCCAAGGAAGAGGACCAGGGGAGAAACCCCTGGGAATGCCACCCGG TTGGCCGTCCCCAGCTGGCGACACATTCGGGCTGAGGGCCTGGAC TGCGATTACATGGTCTTGTTTGGCAAAGCGGAGGCCGATGAGATTTTCCAA CAGCTGGAGGAAAGAGTGGAATATTTTACAG GTGCACTGGCCAGGGTCCAGGTGTTCGGGAAGTGGCACAGCGTGCCAAGGAAACAAGCCACATACGGCGACGCTGGGCTGACCTACACGTTTTCGGGCCTCACGCTGTCTCCAAAGCCCTGGATCCCCGTTCTAGAGCGCGTCCGGGATCGTGTCTCGGGGTTGACAGGACAGACCTTCAACTTTGTGCTCGTCAACAG GTACAAAGATGGCCGTGACCACATTGGGGAGCATCGAGACGACGAGAGAGAACTGGCGCCCAGGAGCCCCATCGCCTCCGTCTCCTTTG GCTGCAGGGACTTCTGCTTCCGGCACAAGGACTCCCGAGGGAAGAGCCCCCGCCGGAGGCTCGAGGTGGTCAGGCTGCAGC GCCACGGAAGCTTACTGATGATGAACCACCCGACCAACGCTCACTGGTATCACAGTCTTCCCGTCCGCAAGAGGGTTCTGGCTCCGAGGATCAATCTGACATTTCGTAAAATTTtgcccaagaaataa
- the Ung gene encoding LOW QUALITY PROTEIN: uracil-DNA glycosylase (The sequence of the model RefSeq protein was modified relative to this genomic sequence to represent the inferred CDS: inserted 1 base in 1 codon; deleted 1 base in 1 codon), translated as MIGQKTLYSFFSPTPARKRGAASPEQADPGTGVAAVTEENGDAAATPTKKARTEQEEPGTPPSSPLSQEQLVRIQXNKAAALLRLAARNVPVGFGESWRKQLSGEFGKPYFIKLMGFVAEERKRYTVYPPPHQVFTWTQTCDIRDVKVVILGQDPYHGPNQAHGLCFSVQRPVPPPPSLENIYKELSSDIDGFVHPGHGDLSGWAKQGVLLLNAVLTVRAHQANSHKERGWEQFTDAVVSWLNQNLNGLVFLLWGSYAQKKGSAIDRKRHHVLQTAHPSPLSVYRGFFGCRHFSKANELLQKSGKKPIDWKEL; from the exons ATGATTGGCCAGAAGACCCTGTACTCCTTCTTCTCCCCGACCCCCGCCAGGAAGCGAGGTGCC GCAAGCCCCGAGCAGGCCGACCCGGGCACCGGCGTGGCAGCAGTAACTGAGGAGAACGGCGATGCAGCGG CAACCCCAACCAAGAAGGCCCGGACCGAGCAGGAGGAGCCCGGCACGCCGCCCTCCTCGCCGCTGAGCCAAGAGCAGTTGGTCCGCATCC AAAACAAGGCCGCGGCGCTGCTGAGACTCGCGGCCCGCAACGTGCCGGTGGGCTTTGGCGAGAGTTGGAGGAAGCAGCTCAGCGGAGAGTTCGGGAAGCCGTATTTCATAA AGCTAATGGGATTTGTTGCCGAAGAAAGAAAACGTTACACTGTTTATCCACCTCCGCACCAAGTCTTCACGTGGACCCAAACCTGTGACATAAGGGAT GTGAAGGTTGTCATCCTGGGACAAGATCCTTATCATGGACCCAATCAAGCTCATGGGCTCTGCTTTAGTGTCCAAAGACCCGTTCCACCTCCGCCCAG tttggaaaacatttataaagagCTGTCTTCAGACATTGATGGTTTTGTTCACCCTGGCCATGGAGATTTATCAGGATGGGCCAAACAAG GTGTCCTCCTGCTCAACGCTGTGCTCACCGTCCGGGCCCATCAAGCCAATTCCCATAAGGAGAGGGGCTGGGAGCAGTTCACGGACGCGGTCGTGTCCTGGCTGAACCAGAACCTGAACGGCCTCGTCTTCCTGCTCTGGGGCTCTTACGCTCAGAAGAAGGGCAGTGCCATCGACAGG aagcgGCACCATGTACTGCAGACTGCTCATCCTTCCCCGCTCTCTGTGTATAGAGGGTTCTTTGGGTGTCGACATTTTTCTAAAGCCAATGAGCTTCTGCAGAAATCTGGCAAGAAGCCCATCGACTGGAAGGAGCTGTGA